The following are encoded in a window of Haloarcula laminariae genomic DNA:
- a CDS encoding MinD/ParA family ATP-binding protein gives MIVAVTGGKGGVGKSTVAYNLAAQLDGCVVDGDLAMADLPASHGPDLHDVLAGRATPAEAVCEDGPVTILPCGRTLAGARAVDSTRLADVLETLDRAHRWVVVDSPAGLRADVGLPLAVSDAAVLVTTGSTAALADALRVRELARELDAGLCRVVLNRAGPEPATATVADRFGAPVVAVPDSEAVATAQRHGHPVSRTAPDSTAASAFEALAAAVYSCSSV, from the coding sequence ATGATCGTCGCCGTCACCGGGGGCAAGGGCGGCGTCGGCAAGTCGACGGTCGCGTACAACCTCGCGGCCCAGCTCGACGGCTGCGTCGTCGACGGTGACCTCGCCATGGCGGACCTGCCGGCGAGTCACGGGCCGGACCTCCACGACGTGCTGGCGGGGCGAGCCACGCCCGCCGAGGCCGTCTGCGAGGACGGGCCAGTGACGATACTCCCCTGTGGCCGGACGCTCGCCGGCGCCCGGGCGGTCGATTCGACGCGACTGGCCGACGTGCTCGAAACGCTCGACCGCGCCCACCGCTGGGTCGTGGTGGACTCGCCCGCCGGACTGCGCGCGGACGTGGGTCTCCCGCTCGCAGTCTCCGACGCGGCGGTGCTGGTGACGACCGGCTCGACGGCGGCGCTGGCCGACGCGTTGCGGGTCCGCGAGCTCGCCAGGGAGCTGGACGCCGGGCTCTGCCGGGTCGTCCTCAACCGAGCCGGTCCGGAACCGGCGACTGCCACCGTCGCCGACCGGTTCGGGGCGCCCGTCGTCGCCGTTCCCGACAGCGAGGCCGTCGCGACGGCCCAGCGACACGGCCACCCCGTCAGCCGGACTGCGCCCGACTCCACCGCCGCCAGCGCTTTCGAGGCGCTCGCGGCCGCCGTCTACTCCTGTAGCTCCGTGTAG